One Rhizobium sp. NRK18 genomic window carries:
- the cueR gene encoding Cu(I)-responsive transcriptional regulator, with the protein MNIGDAAGASGVSAKMIRYYETVGLIRPAHRTENNYRVYGDDDVHTLRFIKRARNLGFSLEETATLLGLWRDKTRESREVKRVAQTHIDALESRIAELQDMVGTLKHLAHCCSGDNRPDCPILNDLAEIKPVSKGSHPSAH; encoded by the coding sequence ATGAATATCGGCGACGCCGCCGGCGCTTCAGGCGTATCGGCAAAGATGATCCGCTACTACGAGACCGTCGGCCTGATCCGCCCGGCACACCGGACGGAGAACAACTATCGGGTCTATGGTGACGATGACGTGCACACGCTGCGCTTCATCAAGCGTGCCCGCAACCTCGGCTTCTCGCTTGAGGAGACGGCGACGCTCCTCGGCCTATGGCGCGACAAGACGCGTGAAAGCCGCGAAGTCAAACGCGTGGCCCAGACCCACATCGACGCGCTGGAAAGCCGGATCGCCGAACTGCAGGACATGGTCGGAACGCTGAAGCACCTCGCCCATTGCTGCTCCGGCGACAACCGTCCCGACTGCCCCATCCTGAACGACCTGGCGGAGATCAAGCCGGTATCGAAGGGATCACATCCATCGGCTCACTGA
- a CDS encoding aspartate aminotransferase family protein, whose translation MQHLVGGISSAGRALPALNDRAFRVDHAFGPYLVGDDGRRYIDTALGFGAILLGHADPVVNAAVCAAIERGSMPAFAHRAEEEAADALTAACGPLTSAMFTNSGSEAVHMACRIARAVTGRGTIAKIAAGFDGWFDPVALGNAGSAEALLGNGPRPVRNGVTLLRYNDMADVERLFQENDDIAAVIFEPLLANAGCVVAEPGYLEMLQATARRHGALLIADEVLMGFRSRFGLASHGMKLNPDMATVGKAIGNGFAVAAVLGQPEVMAAAADGRAVRAGTYSGNPVATAAVVATLEQLAKADYEALAARGERLRARLASTFAAQSQQISTSGLGMVFTPWFAGEAPRSYEAAAATIRPDKSLALHYALREQGVMTMPQGYGRLYLSFAHDDAVIEQMEGAIRLAATALQEG comes from the coding sequence ATGCAGCATCTTGTTGGTGGCATTTCAAGCGCCGGGCGGGCTCTTCCGGCGCTGAACGACCGGGCGTTCCGGGTCGATCACGCCTTCGGCCCCTACCTCGTCGGCGATGACGGCAGGCGCTATATCGATACCGCGCTGGGCTTCGGCGCGATCCTGCTCGGCCATGCCGATCCCGTGGTCAATGCCGCGGTCTGCGCCGCCATCGAGCGCGGATCGATGCCGGCATTCGCCCATCGCGCCGAGGAAGAGGCAGCCGACGCATTGACGGCAGCCTGCGGTCCTCTCACCTCCGCCATGTTCACCAATTCCGGCAGCGAAGCGGTGCACATGGCCTGCCGCATCGCGCGTGCCGTGACCGGCCGCGGGACGATTGCCAAGATCGCCGCCGGTTTCGACGGTTGGTTCGACCCGGTCGCGCTCGGCAATGCCGGCTCTGCCGAAGCCCTGCTTGGCAACGGACCGAGGCCGGTGCGCAACGGCGTCACGCTGCTGCGTTACAACGATATGGCGGATGTGGAGAGACTGTTTCAGGAAAACGACGACATCGCCGCCGTCATCTTTGAGCCCCTCCTCGCCAATGCCGGCTGCGTGGTGGCGGAACCCGGCTATCTGGAAATGCTGCAGGCGACCGCACGCCGGCATGGCGCACTCTTGATCGCCGACGAGGTGCTGATGGGGTTCCGGTCGCGCTTCGGACTCGCCAGTCACGGCATGAAACTGAACCCGGACATGGCGACCGTGGGCAAGGCGATCGGCAACGGCTTTGCCGTCGCCGCCGTCCTCGGCCAGCCCGAAGTCATGGCGGCCGCAGCCGACGGCCGGGCGGTGCGCGCCGGCACCTATAGCGGCAACCCGGTGGCAACCGCCGCCGTGGTGGCGACGCTGGAGCAGCTGGCAAAGGCAGACTACGAGGCACTCGCGGCCCGGGGCGAACGGTTGCGCGCCAGACTCGCCAGCACCTTTGCGGCCCAATCGCAGCAGATCTCGACCTCAGGTCTCGGCATGGTCTTCACGCCCTGGTTCGCAGGAGAAGCCCCCCGCTCCTACGAGGCGGCTGCGGCCACCATCCGCCCGGACAAGTCGCTTGCGCTGCATTATGCCTTGAGGGAACAAGGGGTGATGACCATGCCGCAAGGGTATGGTCGGCTCTATCTGAGCTTCGCCCATGACGACGCCGTCATCGAGCAGATGGAAGGCGCAATCCGGCTGGCGGCGACAGCGCTTCAAGAGGGCTGA
- a CDS encoding LysR family transcriptional regulator — protein MHHFDLDTLATFLAIVDTGSFTMAGERVGKSQAAVSTSIARLEERLGVRLLNRTARTVSLTPEGDRLCSRARELLALEQQVLEELGSLGDRKHVRLGMPDDYIGLFGACVMEKFSTRFRDISVEVVCEFSHDLEPLVARGDIDLAIVTRRDGDTHGELLKREKQIWCASVNAQPEKADELPLALFPENCRARPHILRVLQEVNRPWRIVWVSSHMQSIQSAVMMGFGVTALPQSALTFEHRVLSEADGLPPLPELELALIMAPGVSLAGRKLASFLRSEFSPLEALSPPAGLRLPSAR, from the coding sequence GTGCATCACTTCGATCTCGACACACTTGCAACCTTCCTGGCGATCGTCGACACGGGCAGCTTCACCATGGCCGGCGAGCGTGTCGGCAAGAGCCAGGCGGCGGTTTCGACCTCCATTGCCAGGCTCGAGGAGCGGCTGGGCGTGCGCCTGTTGAACCGCACCGCGAGAACCGTCTCTTTGACGCCCGAGGGCGATCGGCTCTGCAGCCGGGCGAGGGAGCTGCTGGCGCTGGAGCAGCAGGTGCTGGAGGAACTCGGCAGCCTCGGCGACCGCAAGCATGTGCGGCTCGGCATGCCGGATGACTATATCGGCCTTTTCGGCGCCTGCGTCATGGAGAAGTTCTCAACGCGGTTCCGCGACATCTCCGTGGAAGTCGTCTGCGAGTTTTCCCATGACCTGGAGCCACTGGTTGCAAGGGGCGACATCGATCTGGCGATCGTCACGCGCCGCGACGGCGATACCCACGGCGAACTGCTGAAACGCGAAAAGCAGATCTGGTGTGCCTCCGTCAATGCGCAGCCGGAAAAGGCGGACGAGCTTCCGCTGGCCCTGTTTCCGGAAAACTGCCGGGCACGCCCGCACATCCTGCGGGTGCTGCAGGAGGTCAACAGGCCGTGGCGCATCGTCTGGGTGTCGTCGCACATGCAGTCGATCCAGTCTGCCGTCATGATGGGGTTCGGCGTCACGGCGCTGCCCCAGTCGGCATTGACCTTCGAACATCGCGTCCTGTCGGAAGCTGATGGCCTGCCGCCGCTGCCGGAACTCGAGCTGGCGCTGATCATGGCGCCCGGGGTCAGCCTCGCCGGGCGCAAGCTGGCATCCTTCCTGCGATCGGAATTCAGCCCTCTTGAAGCGCTGTCGCCGCCAGCCGGATTGCGCCTTCCATCTGCTCGATGA
- a CDS encoding TRAP transporter substrate-binding protein has translation MKSRLNYLSVTIAALLLSTAAHAETLRLAHESSSNSLIQEASLLFAKTVAEKSGGDIEVQVFPDGQLGDEAAIADGVGNGSIDIGLGGVVDPIDPKLNVITLPFLFKDLDAVHAFLDGPVGKEVFSTGADNGFHMLGALDSGFRQFALTKGPVNTPADLKGVKIRVPGNPVLLATMNALGALPQSIPFGEVYTALQSGVVDGTEPEMRDFADQKWYETTKYMSLSNYVWTPNYWFMNNDRYEGLSDKDKAAVDEAVVETTAWYRGKLADTYTEVQKTLEGNGVTFNTVDQAPFRDMVGPVYAQFGKEWGDDLVAKVRSAAAGN, from the coding sequence ATGAAATCAAGATTGAACTATCTCTCCGTCACCATCGCCGCACTGCTGCTTTCGACCGCAGCCCATGCGGAAACCCTGCGTCTCGCGCATGAATCCTCGTCCAACAGCCTGATCCAGGAAGCGAGCCTTCTCTTCGCCAAAACTGTCGCGGAGAAGTCCGGCGGCGACATCGAAGTCCAGGTCTTCCCCGACGGCCAGCTCGGCGATGAGGCCGCGATTGCCGACGGCGTCGGCAACGGCTCGATCGATATCGGTCTCGGCGGCGTCGTCGATCCCATCGACCCGAAGCTCAATGTCATCACCCTGCCGTTCCTCTTCAAGGATCTCGATGCCGTACACGCCTTCCTCGACGGACCGGTCGGCAAGGAAGTCTTCAGCACCGGCGCGGACAACGGCTTCCACATGCTCGGCGCACTCGACTCCGGTTTTCGCCAGTTCGCGCTGACCAAGGGTCCGGTCAACACGCCTGCGGACTTGAAGGGCGTCAAGATCCGCGTGCCCGGCAACCCCGTGCTGCTGGCCACGATGAACGCGCTCGGCGCCCTGCCGCAGTCCATCCCGTTCGGCGAAGTCTACACCGCCCTGCAGTCGGGCGTCGTCGACGGCACCGAGCCGGAAATGCGCGATTTCGCCGACCAGAAATGGTATGAGACGACGAAGTACATGTCGCTGTCGAACTATGTCTGGACGCCCAATTACTGGTTCATGAACAACGACCGTTACGAAGGCCTGTCCGACAAGGACAAGGCTGCCGTCGATGAAGCCGTTGTCGAGACGACCGCCTGGTATCGCGGCAAGCTGGCGGACACCTACACAGAGGTCCAGAAGACCCTCGAAGGAAACGGCGTGACCTTCAACACCGTCGACCAGGCGCCGTTCCGCGACATGGTCGGTCCCGTCTATGCCCAGTTCGGTAAGGAATGGGGCGACGATCTGGTTGCCAAGGTTCGCAGCGCGGCTGCCGGCAACTAA
- the rfbC gene encoding dTDP-4-dehydrorhamnose 3,5-epimerase, with amino-acid sequence MECEPLAIQDVKRIIPDILSDERGYFSEMFKLDWFQRTVANVNFVQDNESLSIRAGTVRGLHFQVAPYSQGKLIRCSRGSIYDVAVDLRTDSDTFGQWVSTELSSETGEQIWIPPGFAHGFMTLQPDTIINYKVTAPYSSAHDRGVKWDDPAIGITWPTLERYFLSDKDRKQPPLRELPSPFAD; translated from the coding sequence GTGGAATGTGAACCTCTTGCCATACAGGACGTGAAGCGGATCATACCGGACATCCTGTCCGACGAACGCGGCTACTTTAGCGAGATGTTCAAGCTTGATTGGTTCCAACGCACCGTCGCAAACGTGAATTTCGTTCAAGACAATGAATCGCTTTCCATCCGCGCAGGGACAGTCCGTGGGCTTCATTTTCAGGTCGCCCCTTACTCGCAGGGCAAATTGATCCGCTGCTCGCGTGGCTCGATCTACGATGTGGCCGTGGATCTGAGAACGGATTCCGACACCTTTGGACAATGGGTATCCACCGAGCTTTCGTCGGAAACCGGGGAGCAAATCTGGATACCGCCTGGCTTCGCCCACGGGTTCATGACATTGCAGCCGGACACAATCATCAATTACAAGGTCACAGCTCCCTACAGTTCGGCTCACGATAGGGGTGTGAAGTGGGACGACCCAGCAATTGGCATAACGTGGCCGACGCTGGAGCGTTATTTTCTATCTGACAAGGACAGAAAGCAGCCACCGCTAAGAGAGCTTCCATCACCCTTTGCAGATTGA
- a CDS encoding ABC transporter ATP-binding protein, whose protein sequence is MLEKFLSRANKGLLVRLISENFRAQAPWYAISMSAMVVVAAMTSASAWIMKDIVNETVVSKDLQRVFEISAVVAIIFIVKGVASYVQSIFLSKAGNNIIAETQKNLYEHILKQGAAFYSKFPSSELLMRITNNAQSARAVIELIATSLVRDLFSLIGLICVMVIQQPILSLASLIIGPGAIFGVRILTKKVRKIMEQELASIAMIIRSVQETSTGIKVIKAFGLEEHMRRRMEKYVGDVEMRANSIARLEAASSPIMETLSGLAIAAIFALSGIWVLQEGNTPGELMSFVTALLLAYEPAKRLARMRISLEAGLIGVRMMFELADHPIDIKDDPQAVDLPVGPGEISFNALTFGYKGAPPLFKNFNLTFPAGKATALVGPSGGGKSTIINLIMRMYDADAGSVTIDGHDIKTVTLASLRRRMAYVGQDTFLFSGTIRHNIALGDEDVTDDDIVAAAKAANAHEFIVNLPNGYESDVDENGGNLSGGQRQRIAIARAILRNAEILILDEATSSLDSKSEVQIREALLKLTKDRTTIMIAHRLSSITAADYIVFIEKGSIAEQGPPDTLLRNDGPYRQLYELQLLRGTE, encoded by the coding sequence ATGTTAGAAAAATTCCTGTCTAGAGCCAATAAAGGCCTTCTAGTAAGGTTGATTTCTGAGAACTTCCGCGCCCAGGCGCCTTGGTACGCAATATCGATGTCCGCGATGGTTGTGGTCGCGGCTATGACGTCGGCCAGCGCTTGGATTATGAAGGACATTGTCAATGAGACCGTCGTCTCCAAGGATCTTCAGCGCGTCTTTGAAATCTCCGCCGTCGTCGCCATAATTTTCATTGTTAAGGGCGTCGCGTCTTATGTCCAGTCGATATTCTTGAGCAAGGCTGGAAACAATATCATCGCAGAAACGCAGAAGAATCTGTATGAGCACATACTGAAGCAGGGCGCAGCCTTTTATTCCAAGTTCCCTTCTTCCGAGCTGCTGATGCGTATAACCAACAACGCACAGTCAGCCCGAGCCGTAATTGAATTGATCGCCACCTCCCTTGTGAGAGATCTATTTTCTCTTATTGGCCTGATCTGCGTTATGGTAATTCAACAGCCAATCCTATCCCTCGCCTCATTGATTATCGGCCCGGGAGCGATATTTGGCGTCAGAATACTGACGAAGAAAGTTCGGAAGATCATGGAGCAGGAGCTTGCATCCATCGCCATGATCATTCGCAGCGTTCAAGAAACATCGACCGGCATAAAGGTGATAAAGGCCTTCGGGCTTGAGGAACACATGCGGCGACGCATGGAAAAATACGTCGGCGATGTCGAAATGAGGGCAAACAGCATTGCTCGCCTCGAGGCTGCATCAAGTCCAATCATGGAGACATTGTCAGGGCTGGCGATCGCCGCCATTTTTGCCCTCAGCGGGATTTGGGTTCTCCAGGAAGGCAACACGCCCGGCGAGTTGATGTCATTCGTCACCGCTTTGTTGCTCGCATACGAGCCGGCGAAGCGGCTCGCGCGCATGCGGATATCGCTGGAGGCCGGATTGATCGGTGTCCGAATGATGTTTGAACTGGCGGATCACCCAATTGACATCAAGGACGATCCACAGGCCGTAGATTTGCCAGTCGGCCCGGGCGAGATCAGCTTTAATGCCTTGACCTTCGGCTACAAGGGTGCGCCCCCACTCTTCAAGAATTTCAATTTGACATTCCCTGCCGGCAAGGCGACAGCCTTGGTCGGGCCATCCGGAGGTGGAAAGTCCACGATCATCAACCTGATCATGCGAATGTATGACGCTGACGCAGGTAGCGTGACCATTGATGGACACGACATAAAGACTGTCACCTTGGCATCACTTCGACGGCGGATGGCCTATGTGGGACAGGACACATTTCTTTTCAGCGGCACCATAAGGCATAACATTGCCCTTGGGGACGAAGATGTGACTGATGACGACATTGTGGCCGCCGCAAAGGCAGCCAATGCTCACGAATTCATCGTCAATCTGCCGAATGGCTACGAAAGCGATGTGGACGAAAATGGCGGGAATCTTTCCGGAGGCCAAAGGCAGCGAATTGCCATTGCAAGAGCCATTCTCAGAAATGCCGAGATTCTGATCCTCGATGAGGCGACCAGTTCCCTGGATTCCAAGTCAGAGGTTCAAATTCGTGAGGCATTGCTGAAACTCACCAAAGATCGAACCACAATCATGATCGCACATCGGCTTTCTTCGATTACAGCCGCGGATTACATTGTCTTCATTGAGAAAGGCTCGATAGCAGAGCAGGGACCTCCAGATACGCTCCTCAGGAATGACGGCCCCTATCGGCAATTATATGAGCTTCAATTGCTCCGAGGCACGGAATAG
- a CDS encoding TRAP transporter large permease — protein MTILILFATFLFCLLGGLPILWAMGVSTIAALTFGDVSMPPAWLAQQIVRGADSIYLAAIPLFLFSGELMNRGGLTRRLINLADFVFGRFTGGLGFVNVVTAFVYGGISGSATADTSAVAKLMIPAMESQGYPRSYAAAITAASGTLGIIVPPSVIFILYGVLTNTSIGGLFLAGVVPGTLIAVAFMVTSWIVAKRAGYGGHKSQLSMRAFLTDLVKALPALAMPIFILGTILSGLATATEAAALSVVYALVVGGFIYRELTWKEIGSALVETVSGTGSVMLIVAVATPFAWILTVEQIPQMATDFIQHTGAGPVGTIALVLAVLLFVGTWLDLGPAIVILAPILAPLLAKAGLQPLQIGVLFTVALGVGLYTPPVGTNLFVVCNVGRVSIGAVTRQLVPFWIASLVVIVLLVAFPGLSEWLPGIFGNS, from the coding sequence ATGACCATTCTCATCCTGTTTGCTACCTTCCTCTTCTGCCTCCTGGGTGGCTTGCCGATCCTCTGGGCGATGGGTGTCTCGACGATCGCAGCCCTGACCTTTGGCGACGTTTCGATGCCGCCTGCATGGTTGGCGCAGCAGATCGTACGCGGCGCGGACTCGATCTATCTGGCGGCGATCCCGCTATTCCTGTTTTCCGGCGAACTGATGAACCGCGGCGGCCTGACCCGACGGCTGATCAATCTCGCTGACTTCGTCTTCGGACGTTTCACCGGCGGGCTCGGCTTCGTCAACGTCGTCACGGCCTTCGTCTATGGCGGCATCAGCGGCTCGGCGACCGCCGATACCAGCGCGGTGGCCAAGCTGATGATCCCGGCGATGGAAAGCCAGGGCTATCCCCGCAGCTATGCGGCGGCCATCACCGCAGCGTCGGGAACGCTCGGCATCATCGTCCCGCCGAGCGTGATCTTCATTCTCTACGGCGTGCTGACCAACACCTCGATCGGAGGACTTTTCCTCGCCGGCGTGGTGCCGGGAACGCTGATCGCAGTCGCTTTCATGGTAACCTCCTGGATCGTCGCCAAGCGCGCCGGCTATGGCGGCCACAAGTCGCAACTGTCGATGCGGGCCTTCCTCACTGACCTCGTCAAAGCTCTGCCGGCGCTGGCCATGCCGATCTTCATCCTCGGCACCATCCTGTCCGGACTGGCGACGGCTACGGAAGCGGCGGCTCTCTCGGTCGTCTATGCTCTGGTCGTCGGCGGGTTCATCTATCGCGAACTGACATGGAAGGAGATCGGATCGGCGCTGGTCGAGACGGTGTCCGGTACCGGCTCGGTGATGCTGATCGTGGCCGTCGCCACACCTTTCGCCTGGATCCTGACCGTCGAGCAGATCCCGCAGATGGCCACCGACTTCATCCAGCATACCGGCGCCGGACCGGTCGGCACGATTGCGCTTGTCCTCGCCGTGCTGCTGTTCGTCGGCACATGGCTGGATCTCGGGCCGGCCATCGTGATCCTCGCGCCCATCCTCGCGCCGCTGCTTGCCAAGGCCGGCCTGCAGCCGCTGCAGATCGGCGTGCTGTTTACCGTCGCACTCGGCGTCGGCCTTTACACCCCGCCGGTCGGCACCAACCTTTTCGTCGTGTGCAATGTCGGCCGCGTGAGCATCGGCGCCGTTACCCGGCAGCTCGTGCCGTTCTGGATCGCGAGCCTCGTTGTCATCGTTCTTCTGGTCGCATTCCCCGGTCTCAGCGAATGGCTGCCGGGCATTTTTGGGAATTCCTGA
- a CDS encoding sugar phosphorylase, whose translation MPASERTAPRRLREGIRVLASSIYPDLDADLLTDQIVSAFWGTEHSPRKRGRMLQNNTVWNERDAYVITYGNSLVDGEHKPLDLLYDFLRRYLKGTVNAVHILPFFPYTSDDGFAITDYSAVNSILGDWEDIERIAGEFRLMSDLVLNHCSSQSHWFNEYRQGHAPYDRFFFEASPEDDLSEVVRPRAHPLLREVETANGIRHVWCTFSHDQVDFDFSNPEVLLEFLRIMRMHIDKGVRTIRLDAVAFVWKEVGTSCIHLRQTHEIVRLMRLLADFAEEQLVLITETNVPNVENLSYFGNRNEAHAIYNFSLPPLILHGLLNGTSRSLNAWQMAMPPAQLGCAYFNFTASHDGIGLRPAEGLVPDEEIAGMIETVKGFGGLVSMRKLPDGGVKAYELNVSLYDALKGTVKGEDEWNRERFLCSQAITMALEGIPAFYIHSLLATPNDYEGVEKSDHNRAINRHRWHYPDLRDALADEGSRHAQVFAEMKRMLSIRIRQPAFHPNATQFTLHLGEKLFGFWRQSMDRSQSIFAVNNMTDEEVIIPAMSLNLIGGANWQDLLSGETIRAQGGDIVFAPYQCRWITNRSG comes from the coding sequence ATGCCCGCTTCCGAAAGGACGGCTCCCCGGCGCCTCCGGGAGGGAATTCGGGTTCTTGCCAGCTCCATCTATCCCGATCTCGATGCCGACCTGCTGACCGACCAGATCGTCTCGGCCTTCTGGGGCACGGAACACAGTCCGCGCAAGCGGGGGCGTATGCTCCAGAACAATACGGTCTGGAACGAGCGTGACGCCTATGTCATCACCTACGGCAACAGCCTCGTCGATGGCGAGCACAAGCCGCTCGACCTGCTCTACGACTTTCTGCGCCGCTATCTGAAGGGCACGGTGAATGCGGTGCATATCCTGCCGTTCTTTCCCTATACCTCGGACGACGGCTTCGCGATCACCGATTACAGCGCGGTCAACAGCATTCTCGGCGACTGGGAGGATATCGAGCGCATTGCCGGCGAGTTCCGGCTGATGTCGGACCTGGTGCTGAACCATTGCTCCAGCCAGTCGCACTGGTTCAACGAGTACCGGCAGGGACATGCGCCCTACGACCGCTTCTTCTTCGAGGCCTCTCCGGAGGATGATCTTTCCGAGGTCGTGCGCCCGCGCGCCCATCCCTTGCTGCGCGAGGTCGAGACGGCGAACGGCATCCGCCATGTCTGGTGCACCTTCAGCCACGACCAGGTGGATTTCGACTTTTCCAATCCGGAGGTTCTGCTCGAATTCCTGCGCATCATGCGCATGCACATCGACAAGGGCGTACGCACGATCCGTCTCGATGCGGTGGCCTTCGTGTGGAAGGAAGTCGGCACGAGCTGCATCCATCTACGCCAGACCCACGAAATCGTCCGCTTGATGCGGCTGCTTGCCGATTTTGCCGAGGAACAGCTGGTCCTGATCACCGAGACCAATGTCCCCAATGTCGAGAACCTGAGCTATTTCGGCAATCGCAACGAGGCGCATGCGATCTACAATTTCTCGCTGCCGCCGCTGATCCTGCATGGATTGCTCAACGGCACGTCACGGTCGCTGAACGCCTGGCAGATGGCGATGCCGCCGGCGCAGCTCGGCTGCGCCTATTTCAATTTCACCGCCTCGCATGACGGCATCGGCCTGCGCCCGGCCGAAGGTCTGGTCCCGGACGAGGAGATCGCGGGGATGATCGAGACCGTCAAGGGTTTCGGCGGTCTCGTCAGCATGCGCAAGTTGCCGGATGGCGGCGTCAAGGCCTACGAGCTGAACGTCTCGCTCTATGATGCGCTGAAGGGCACGGTGAAGGGCGAGGACGAGTGGAACAGGGAGCGCTTCCTCTGCAGCCAGGCGATCACCATGGCGCTCGAAGGCATTCCCGCCTTCTACATCCACTCGCTCTTGGCAACGCCGAACGACTACGAGGGCGTCGAGAAATCCGACCACAACCGGGCGATCAACCGCCATCGCTGGCATTATCCGGATCTGCGTGACGCGCTCGCGGACGAGGGGAGCCGGCATGCGCAGGTGTTTGCGGAGATGAAGCGCATGCTTTCGATCCGCATCCGCCAGCCGGCCTTTCACCCGAATGCGACGCAGTTCACCCTGCATCTCGGCGAAAAGCTGTTCGGCTTTTGGCGTCAGAGCATGGACCGGTCGCAGAGCATTTTTGCCGTCAACAACATGACCGACGAAGAGGTCATAATACCGGCCATGTCGCTGAACCTGATCGGCGGCGCCAATTGGCAGGATCTGCTGTCCGGCGAAACGATCCGCGCGCAGGGCGGCGATATTGTCTTCGCGCCCTATCAATGCCGATGGATCACCAATCGCAGCGGGTAG
- a CDS encoding YbaK/EbsC family protein, giving the protein MSLTSVKAFFAENAPDISVIELEQSTATVELAAQGHSVEPGQIAKTLALKLDGGTILLVAKGDARLDNQKFKAMFGTKPRMLDLSDVEAETGHPVGGVCPFGLPHQMKVYCDLSLKAYDIVVPAAGAINAAVKIEPNRMADLTGAEWIDVCK; this is encoded by the coding sequence ATGAGCCTTACTTCCGTCAAAGCATTCTTTGCCGAAAACGCCCCCGATATTTCCGTCATCGAACTGGAGCAAAGCACGGCGACCGTCGAACTTGCCGCTCAGGGACACAGCGTCGAGCCCGGGCAGATCGCCAAGACGCTGGCGCTGAAGCTGGACGGCGGAACGATCCTTCTCGTCGCCAAGGGCGACGCCCGTCTCGACAACCAGAAATTCAAGGCGATGTTCGGCACCAAACCGCGCATGCTGGATCTTTCGGACGTCGAGGCGGAAACCGGTCATCCGGTCGGCGGCGTCTGCCCGTTCGGTCTGCCGCACCAGATGAAGGTCTATTGCGACCTGTCGCTCAAGGCCTACGACATTGTCGTGCCGGCCGCCGGGGCGATCAATGCCGCCGTCAAGATCGAGCCGAACCGCATGGCGGATCTGACAGGGGCGGAATGGATCGACGTCTGCAAATAG
- a CDS encoding TRAP transporter small permease, whose protein sequence is MNDTSLPHPHDPTLLRWFGWLTTGIAVSAFVGMTITTLLGVAARYLGLRGVEWTFEVTGILFLWTSFFGVIVAELRRENVAFTFLVDKLDSRWGRIPAFICSLLTLWLAIELTRSGIGFAARSGMAPTPLLRLPRLVQILPFIAFAGGIALITFLRILQGLGGKAAQ, encoded by the coding sequence ATGAACGACACATCCCTCCCCCATCCTCACGACCCGACGCTGCTGCGCTGGTTCGGCTGGCTGACCACCGGCATCGCCGTTTCCGCCTTCGTCGGCATGACGATCACGACGCTCCTGGGTGTTGCCGCCCGCTATCTGGGGCTGCGCGGTGTCGAGTGGACGTTCGAAGTCACCGGCATCCTGTTCCTCTGGACCAGTTTCTTCGGCGTCATCGTCGCCGAACTGCGGCGTGAGAATGTCGCCTTCACCTTTCTCGTCGACAAGCTCGACAGCCGATGGGGTCGCATCCCCGCCTTCATCTGCTCGCTGTTGACACTCTGGCTCGCCATCGAGCTGACGCGAAGCGGCATCGGCTTTGCGGCCCGATCCGGGATGGCGCCGACGCCTCTTCTGCGATTGCCGCGCCTCGTGCAGATCCTGCCCTTCATCGCCTTTGCCGGCGGCATCGCACTGATCACCTTCCTCCGCATCCTCCAGGGCCTGGGAGGCAAGGCGGCGCAATGA